Proteins encoded by one window of Arachis ipaensis cultivar K30076 chromosome B04, Araip1.1, whole genome shotgun sequence:
- the LOC107637490 gene encoding probable xyloglucan galactosyltransferase GT14 has translation MEKPSIMISRTCCYDHQLRFATLISLLLCTIIVTHFNHSPSLELVFNNNGEQVDPCHGRYVYVHHLPPRFNRYLIDHCDSLTRGTDKPNMCPYMKNMGFGPKLDSSGSKSPELFTNSNWYETNQFSLELIFHHKIKNYKCLTNDSSVASAIFVPFYAGLDVSRFLWVSNLTVRDASGRDLVSWLSCQKEWKRMWGRDHFVISGRISWDFRRQHNTLSDWGSNFRFLPESMNMSMLAVEGSSWNNDYAVPYPTSFHPLKESEIVEWQRKIRNRERPHLFTFTGAPRPEIEDSIRGKVIQHCRSSRACKFIDCSYGIGKEKCEDPVNVIMEFGDSVFCLQPPGDSYTRRSIFDSMVAGCVPVFFHPGTAYSQYRWNLPQNRTKYSVYIPVRDVKEWNEKNISVEKVLMAIPEDEVVALREEVIKLIPSIIYADPRSNIEDAFDLAVKGILERIERVREAIRNGRDPSVGFADEDHYKYTFSDHNHS, from the coding sequence ATGGAAAAGCCATCAATAATGATCTCAAGAACCTGCTGCTACGATCACCAACTCCGCTTTGCAACCCTCATCTCTCTCCTCTTATGTACCATAATCGTAACACACTTCAATCATTCTCCTTCACTTGAACTAGTATTCAACAACAATGGAGAACAAGTAGATCCATGCCATGGCAGGTACGTTTACGTTCACCACCTTCCCCCTCGCTTCAACCGCTACTTGATTGACCACTGCGATTCTCTAACCAGAGGAACCGATAAGCCCAACATGTGTCCGTACATGAAAAACATGGGCTTCGGCCCAAAACTCGATTCTTCCGGTTCCAAATCGCCAGAGCTTTTCACGAACAGCAATTGGTATGAAACAAACCAATTCTCATTAGAGCTCATCTTTCATCACAAGATAAAAAATTACAAGTGTTTGACGAACGACTCGTCGGTAGCTTCGGCGATTTTCGTTCCGTTCTACGCCGGCCTCGACGTCAGTAGATTCCTTTGGGTCTCTAATCTGACGGTCAGGGATGCTTCTGGAAGAGACCTTGTTAGCTGGCTTTCGTGTCAAAAGGAGTGGAAAAGAATGTGGGGAAGGGACCATTTCGTAATTTCCGGGAGGATTTCTTGGGACTTCAGAAGACAACATAATACTTTGTCGGATTGGGGAAGCAACTTTAGATTCTTACCGGAATCCATGAACATGTCAATGCTGGCCGTGGAGGGAAGCTCATGGAACAATGATTACGCTGTTCCATATCCAACCTCGTTCCATCCATTGAAAGAAAGCGAAATTGTTGAGTGGCAGAGGAAGATCAGGAACAGAGAGAGGCCTCACTTGTTCACCTTCACCGGCGCCCCTAGGCCTGAAATCGAGGATTCCATTAGAGGAAAAGTGATACAACATTGTAGAAGCTCGCGTGCTTGCAAATTCATTGATTGCAGCTATGGCATTGGTAAAGAAAAATGTGAGGATCCTGTTAACGTTATAATGGAGTTTGGGGATTCAGTGTTCTGTTTACAGCCTCCGGGTGATTCTTACACAAGAAGGTCGATTTTCGATTCAATGGTGGCTGGTTGTGTTCCGGTTTTCTTCCACCCTGGCACGGCTTATTCGCAGTACCGATGGAATTTACCGCAGAATCGAACCAAGTATTCAGTTTATATACCTGTGAGGGATGTGAAAGAATGGAATGAGAAAAATATTAGTGTGGAGAAGGTGTTAATGGCGATTCCAGAGGATGAGGTAGTTGCATTGAGAGAGGAGGTTATTAAACTGATTCCAAGTATAATTTATGCAGATCCAAGGTCTAACATTGAAGATGCATTTGATTTGGCAGTTAAAGGGATTCTTGAAAGGATAGAGAGAGTGAGGGAAGCAATTAGGAATGGGAGAGATCCTAGCGTTGGTTTTGCTGATGAAGATCATTACAAGTACACATTTTCTGATCATAATCATAGCTAA